One region of Haladaptatus cibarius D43 genomic DNA includes:
- a CDS encoding SDR family oxidoreductase — MNLDLEGNTALVTASSSGLGLASAKALAREGANVVICARSEDGLADAKRKIEAVDGGDVLSVPTDITDPDEIETLVEATVKEFGGLDHLVTSAGGPPSGPFLDTTERDWYAAYDLLVMSAVWLTKRAHPHLAESDAGTVVNITSTSVREAIDGLVLSNAVRRGVIGLMKTQAREFAPDVRVNAVLPGAHETPRIQELVEAALERGEYDSYEEGLADWANDIPMNRVGDPMELGDTVAFLSSDRTSFVNGVALPIDGGRLRS, encoded by the coding sequence ATGAACCTCGATTTGGAGGGCAACACGGCGCTGGTAACGGCGAGTTCGAGCGGACTGGGATTGGCGAGTGCGAAAGCATTGGCCCGAGAAGGAGCGAACGTCGTCATCTGTGCCCGGAGTGAGGACGGATTGGCCGACGCAAAACGGAAAATCGAGGCGGTAGACGGCGGCGACGTTCTCTCGGTACCGACGGACATCACCGACCCGGACGAAATCGAGACGCTGGTCGAGGCGACCGTGAAGGAGTTCGGCGGACTCGACCACCTCGTTACCTCGGCAGGTGGGCCGCCGAGTGGGCCGTTTCTCGACACCACTGAACGCGACTGGTACGCCGCCTACGATTTGCTCGTGATGAGCGCAGTCTGGTTGACCAAGCGCGCCCATCCGCATCTCGCAGAGAGTGACGCCGGAACCGTCGTCAACATCACTTCGACCAGCGTTCGGGAAGCAATCGACGGACTCGTCCTTTCGAACGCAGTTCGTCGGGGAGTCATCGGTCTGATGAAGACCCAAGCCCGCGAATTCGCCCCCGACGTGCGAGTCAACGCGGTTCTACCGGGTGCACACGAAACGCCGCGAATTCAGGAACTCGTAGAGGCCGCGCTCGAACGCGGGGAGTACGACAGCTACGAGGAGGGGCTCGCGGACTGGGCGAACGACATCCCGATGAACCGCGTCGGCGACCCGATGGAACTCGGCGACACAGTCGCGTTCTTGTCCAGCGACCGGACGAGTTTCGTAAACGGTGTCGCCCTTCCGATAGACGGCGGCAGACTGAGAAGCTAA
- a CDS encoding TRAM domain-containing protein: MPDCPLADSCPSFEERISGMGCHHYGDRGGAEWCNHYNQPIRELKTAPVQPGEEVVVEIDDIHESGSGVGRTDNGFIVLVDGILPDARAKVKITNVKGNHAIADPIERLPMEPEDEDESEDDTEASETTRSNKRKRRERLGSRDNFWGG, from the coding sequence ATGCCGGACTGTCCACTGGCAGATAGCTGCCCCAGTTTCGAAGAGCGAATCAGTGGAATGGGCTGTCACCACTACGGCGACCGCGGCGGCGCGGAGTGGTGCAACCACTACAACCAGCCAATCCGCGAGCTGAAAACCGCACCCGTCCAACCGGGCGAGGAAGTCGTCGTGGAAATCGACGACATCCACGAGAGCGGTTCCGGCGTCGGTCGAACCGACAATGGGTTCATCGTCCTCGTGGATGGCATTCTACCTGACGCCCGCGCCAAGGTGAAAATCACGAACGTCAAAGGCAACCACGCGATTGCCGACCCCATCGAGCGTCTTCCGATGGAACCGGAGGACGAAGACGAAAGCGAGGACGACACGGAAGCGTCCGAGACGACTCGCAGTAACAAGCGAAAACGTCGTGAGCGCCTCGGAAGTCGAGACAACTTCTGGGGCGGATAA
- a CDS encoding replication factor A (Replication protein A protects and stabilize the intermediate ssDNA that is generated by the unwinding action of a DNA helicase at the replication fork. In addition, SSBs prevent the formation of secondary structures by single-stranded template DNA.): protein MTDVRQHAEEIHEQFSDHLDVTVDDVASRLDSLVNEYKVPMEEARRSVTSHYLDEAGLERDDIRTGGTSDVQVEDIETDEQWVNLTTKVVDLWEPRSDSVGQVGLLGDETGTIKFTKWAKSDLPELEEGTVYQLGNVVTDEYQGRYSVKLNRTTNVEELDADIEVGDNATEVEGALIDIQSGSGLIKRCPKEDCTRVLQNGRCSEHGEQEGEFDLRIKGVVDDGMDVHEVIFNEEATQNLTGIELEEAKQMAMDALDTTVVADEMRAKTLGYYYRVSGPTMGRYVLANDVEQLSGPVDAEAALIKARSM from the coding sequence ATGACCGATGTGCGACAGCATGCGGAAGAAATACACGAACAGTTCTCCGACCATCTCGACGTAACTGTAGACGACGTAGCATCGCGTCTCGACAGCCTCGTCAACGAATACAAGGTGCCCATGGAAGAGGCACGACGAAGCGTCACCAGCCATTATCTGGACGAGGCCGGACTCGAACGCGACGACATCCGAACTGGCGGAACCAGCGACGTACAAGTCGAAGACATCGAAACCGACGAGCAGTGGGTGAACCTCACGACCAAGGTCGTTGACCTCTGGGAACCGCGAAGCGATTCGGTTGGCCAAGTCGGTCTGCTTGGAGACGAGACGGGCACTATCAAGTTCACGAAGTGGGCCAAATCCGACCTCCCCGAACTCGAAGAAGGCACGGTCTACCAACTCGGCAACGTCGTCACCGACGAGTATCAGGGTCGATACTCGGTGAAACTCAACCGAACGACGAACGTCGAGGAACTCGACGCCGACATCGAAGTCGGCGACAACGCGACCGAAGTCGAGGGCGCACTGATTGACATCCAGTCCGGCAGTGGCCTCATCAAGCGATGTCCGAAAGAGGACTGTACCCGCGTCCTGCAGAACGGACGCTGTTCCGAACACGGCGAACAGGAAGGCGAGTTCGACCTCCGAATCAAAGGCGTCGTGGACGACGGAATGGACGTTCACGAAGTCATCTTCAACGAGGAGGCGACCCAGAACCTGACCGGCATCGAACTGGAAGAAGCCAAGCAGATGGCGATGGACGCACTCGACACCACCGTCGTAGCCGACGAAATGCGCGCAAAAACGCTCGGCTACTACTACCGCGTGTCCGGCCCGACCATGGGTCGATACGTGTTGGCGAACGATGTCGAACAACTGTCCGGGCCAGTGGATGCAGAAGCGGCGCTAATCAAAGCGAGGTCGATGTAA
- a CDS encoding HdeD family acid-resistance protein has product MGAGAIIAVVGVLAILSPFVAGVSLSILLGALLVVGALVHVAHAFSGGWKRFFIQGLLAVVYAIAGIALLSNPVIGLTTLTILLVAFLLAEGILEIVMGFQARSEKGWAALVVSGVLALAVAGLIWAGFPTSALWAVGLLFGVNLLVSGVSMMFMAQGSRTEARETARSDTARGA; this is encoded by the coding sequence ATGGGTGCGGGGGCAATCATCGCCGTCGTTGGCGTTCTTGCCATCCTTTCGCCGTTCGTGGCGGGTGTGTCGCTGTCGATTTTACTGGGCGCGCTACTGGTCGTCGGTGCGCTGGTGCACGTCGCACACGCCTTTTCGGGTGGGTGGAAACGGTTCTTCATCCAAGGACTGCTCGCGGTCGTGTACGCCATCGCCGGTATCGCACTGCTGTCGAACCCCGTCATCGGACTGACGACGTTGACCATCCTGCTGGTCGCGTTCCTGCTCGCGGAAGGTATCCTCGAAATCGTGATGGGATTCCAAGCCCGCAGTGAGAAAGGCTGGGCCGCGCTCGTCGTGAGCGGCGTTCTCGCGTTGGCCGTGGCCGGACTCATCTGGGCCGGATTCCCAACCAGCGCGCTCTGGGCAGTCGGACTCCTGTTCGGCGTGAACCTACTCGTCAGCGGCGTCTCGATGATGTTCATGGCACAGGGAAGCAGAACCGAGGCCCGCGAAACCGCTCGCTCGGACACAGCACGCGGTGCCTGA
- a CDS encoding mannose-1-phosphate guanylyltransferase codes for MTRPLVALIMAGGTGTRLYPASRSDRPKQFLSLLGDDSLLAETVERAGFADEIFVCTGDDHADLVREHVPEVGVLVEPEPKDTGPALAYAAHRIREQVGDCVLLCMPSDHHIAGDFETTARRAASIAVETEGVVTVGIEPTRPATGYGYIEPGTDYGGHFCVDQFREKPDAETAEQFVKDGFYWNAGLFAWTPEAFLREARDSPLSPLVSALEEGNLKHGFDRVESVSVDYAVMERTDEASVVPADFEWDDLGSWDALERLVPGENTVLGDVLTIDATGNVVASDKHVSLVGVDDLVVTSYDDRVLVVPKSEAQRVREVVSELRTEDRF; via the coding sequence ATGACTCGCCCGCTCGTCGCCCTCATCATGGCTGGTGGAACCGGAACGCGATTATATCCCGCGAGCAGAAGCGACCGCCCGAAGCAGTTCCTCTCGCTCCTCGGGGACGATTCCCTACTCGCCGAAACCGTCGAACGCGCCGGGTTCGCCGACGAAATTTTCGTCTGTACCGGGGACGACCACGCCGACCTCGTGCGCGAACACGTCCCTGAAGTCGGCGTGCTGGTCGAACCCGAACCCAAAGACACCGGCCCTGCGCTCGCCTACGCCGCCCACCGAATCCGCGAACAGGTCGGTGACTGCGTTCTGTTGTGCATGCCGAGTGACCACCACATCGCTGGCGATTTCGAAACGACCGCCCGCCGTGCCGCCTCGATTGCAGTGGAAACCGAGGGGGTCGTAACTGTGGGAATCGAACCCACTCGACCCGCGACCGGATACGGCTACATCGAACCCGGAACAGACTACGGAGGCCATTTCTGTGTCGATCAATTCCGCGAAAAACCGGACGCTGAAACCGCAGAGCAGTTCGTGAAGGACGGCTTCTACTGGAACGCAGGACTGTTCGCGTGGACGCCGGAGGCCTTCCTGCGGGAGGCGCGTGATTCCCCGCTTTCTCCTCTCGTCTCGGCACTCGAAGAAGGTAATTTAAAACACGGCTTCGACCGCGTCGAATCCGTGAGCGTCGATTACGCCGTGATGGAGCGTACCGACGAAGCCTCCGTCGTTCCCGCCGATTTCGAGTGGGACGACTTGGGTTCGTGGGATGCACTCGAACGACTCGTTCCCGGCGAAAATACGGTTCTCGGCGACGTGCTGACCATCGACGCAACCGGCAACGTCGTCGCCAGCGACAAACACGTGAGCCTCGTCGGGGTAGACGATTTGGTCGTCACATCGTACGACGACCGCGTCCTCGTCGTCCCGAAGTCCGAGGCTCAGCGCGTGCGCGAAGTAGTCTCGGAACTGCGAACGGAAGACCGATTCTGA
- a CDS encoding Tfx family DNA-binding protein, which produces MPSGQSFAGRACRDEHAGRSRRKGDMSDEADVDEILRRAGFSAETSVLTQRQAEVLVLRERGVAQADIAGRLGTSRANVSSVEASARENISKARETVAFAKALRAPVRIEVEPETDLYDVPSRVYDACDEAGVKVNHAAPELMKRISDDAGDAIEGRAVRTPLLIGVTHDGEVTVRQPSPEEF; this is translated from the coding sequence CTGCCGAGTGGACAGTCCTTTGCGGGTCGGGCATGTAGGGACGAACATGCCGGAAGAAGTCGGAGGAAAGGCGATATGAGCGACGAAGCAGACGTAGACGAGATTCTTCGCCGAGCGGGATTTTCCGCGGAGACGAGCGTCCTCACCCAGCGACAAGCAGAGGTGTTGGTGCTCCGCGAGCGTGGGGTCGCACAGGCCGACATCGCAGGACGACTGGGTACCTCGCGGGCGAACGTCTCCAGCGTCGAAGCCAGCGCGCGCGAAAACATCAGTAAGGCGCGAGAGACGGTTGCGTTCGCAAAAGCACTTCGGGCACCGGTTCGTATCGAAGTCGAACCGGAAACTGACCTCTACGACGTTCCGTCGAGAGTCTACGACGCCTGTGACGAAGCAGGTGTGAAGGTGAACCACGCCGCTCCCGAACTGATGAAACGGATCAGCGACGATGCGGGTGACGCCATTGAGGGTCGGGCGGTTCGCACGCCCCTGCTCATCGGTGTGACACACGACGGCGAAGTGACGGTTCGGCAACCGTCCCCCGAGGAGTTTTAG
- a CDS encoding Dph6-related ATP pyrophosphatase, whose translation MAEQSTSAESTESRTVLSWSGGKDAAYALFELGTDDVTELLTTISENGRSSMHGVRQKLYEKQAESIGLPIRFVELPQECSNEEYESRMADVMAEYESLGIERVAFADLFLEEIREYRENQLAETNIDGYWPVWNRDTDEQIEAFLDAGFRATVVAVDGSLLDLAFAGRELDSAFLADLPENIDPCGENGEFHTFVWDGPIFDAPVSVETGEVVTREVGDGKFHYCDLW comes from the coding sequence ATGGCAGAGCAAAGCACATCGGCAGAATCGACCGAATCGAGGACGGTTCTGTCGTGGAGCGGCGGGAAAGACGCCGCCTACGCCCTCTTCGAACTCGGAACCGATGACGTGACCGAACTGCTCACGACGATTTCGGAAAACGGGCGCAGTAGCATGCACGGCGTGCGCCAGAAATTGTACGAGAAACAAGCTGAAAGCATCGGTCTGCCCATTCGATTCGTGGAACTCCCACAGGAATGTTCGAACGAAGAGTACGAATCGCGGATGGCCGACGTGATGGCAGAGTACGAATCGCTCGGCATCGAGCGCGTTGCCTTCGCAGACCTGTTTTTGGAAGAGATACGAGAGTACCGTGAAAATCAGCTTGCGGAAACGAATATCGATGGCTATTGGCCGGTCTGGAATCGAGACACCGACGAACAAATCGAGGCGTTTCTCGACGCCGGATTTCGCGCGACTGTCGTGGCGGTGGACGGCTCACTGCTCGATTTGGCGTTCGCGGGGAGAGAACTCGATTCTGCGTTTCTCGCGGATTTGCCCGAAAATATTGACCCTTGTGGTGAGAACGGCGAGTTCCACACGTTCGTCTGGGATGGCCCGATTTTCGACGCGCCGGTTTCGGTCGAAACCGGCGAGGTCGTTACACGCGAAGTGGGTGACGGCAAGTTCCACTACTGCGATTTGTGGTAG
- a CDS encoding DUF7091 family protein gives MDDRLERFLRIKLREVGKKYAETRESADKQVEEAKEAYRNARDTTLADLPQDEHGRAKIVCRRYAERRAVRLDKEGRPACFDAEHPACEGCVEDIRERTIETW, from the coding sequence ATGGACGACCGTCTCGAACGCTTCCTTCGTATCAAACTCAGGGAAGTGGGCAAGAAGTATGCCGAAACGCGGGAGTCGGCAGACAAGCAGGTGGAGGAGGCAAAGGAAGCCTACCGGAACGCCCGCGACACCACGCTCGCGGATTTGCCGCAGGACGAACACGGACGGGCGAAAATCGTCTGTCGGCGATACGCCGAACGTCGCGCGGTGCGACTCGATAAGGAAGGTCGTCCGGCCTGTTTCGACGCGGAACATCCGGCCTGTGAGGGGTGTGTGGAGGACATTCGGGAACGAACCATCGAAACGTGGTAA
- a CDS encoding dTMP kinase: MTEKRGTLVTFEGTDGTGKSTLISRLESEFGSNVATVGEFSRSPLGDELRRLLTEDQYFEVEKNALTVVSTIVADHFYQIENEIRPLLAEGKTVLKDRYLETLQACEPPIIQKQYDFGDSAQAYIDSVETLTPIVPDLTVYLTVPREQQLRRLRERGDDIESVDERLLSGREQRYRRQVAVHSERIVTYENDGTVEHSTRELAALIREHIRESS; the protein is encoded by the coding sequence ATGACAGAGAAACGAGGAACGCTCGTGACGTTCGAAGGGACGGACGGAACCGGTAAGTCTACCCTGATTTCTCGACTCGAATCGGAGTTCGGGTCGAACGTTGCCACAGTCGGAGAGTTCTCTCGCAGTCCGCTCGGCGACGAACTGCGTCGGTTACTGACCGAAGACCAATATTTTGAGGTTGAGAAAAACGCGCTGACCGTCGTTTCGACGATTGTCGCAGACCATTTCTATCAGATAGAAAATGAAATAAGACCGTTACTCGCGGAGGGTAAAACGGTTCTTAAAGATAGATATCTCGAAACGTTACAAGCTTGTGAACCGCCGATTATCCAGAAACAGTACGATTTCGGCGATTCGGCGCAGGCATACATAGATTCGGTTGAGACACTAACGCCCATCGTGCCCGATTTGACAGTGTATCTCACCGTTCCGCGCGAGCAACAACTGCGTCGGTTACGGGAACGTGGAGACGACATCGAGTCGGTAGATGAGCGCCTTCTTAGCGGGCGAGAACAGCGATATCGTCGGCAGGTAGCGGTTCACAGCGAGCGAATCGTGACGTACGAAAATGATGGTACAGTAGAACATTCGACACGCGAATTGGCGGCACTTATTCGAGAGCACATCCGGGAAAGTAGTTAA
- a CDS encoding RPA family protein, protein MSGAPTREVARRTFAAEFNDASYTFKESDDERAPVYLLLPTGERANRVFVVGTLTEKEDVGEDSEYWRGRVVDPNGDTFFVYAGQYQPDAAAMLRELEAPEYVAIAGKPRTYEMDDGTVNVSLRPESITVVDDSTRDRWVVETAERTLERISTFDDETNRYAAMVREEYDRPVDTYRDNAIRALESLDTDGKSDGGANSQTKEGDEMSDGGVSEEADGESETPMQ, encoded by the coding sequence ATGAGTGGAGCACCTACCAGAGAAGTCGCACGCAGGACGTTCGCGGCGGAGTTCAACGACGCGAGTTACACATTCAAGGAATCGGACGACGAGCGAGCACCGGTTTACTTGCTCCTCCCCACGGGCGAGCGAGCGAACCGCGTCTTCGTCGTCGGGACGCTGACCGAGAAAGAAGACGTCGGCGAAGATAGCGAGTACTGGCGTGGCCGGGTCGTTGACCCGAACGGCGACACATTCTTCGTGTACGCCGGGCAGTACCAACCAGACGCCGCGGCCATGCTCCGCGAACTCGAAGCCCCGGAGTACGTCGCCATCGCCGGAAAGCCGCGAACCTACGAGATGGACGACGGAACCGTGAACGTCTCGCTCCGACCGGAATCCATCACCGTGGTCGATGATTCGACGCGCGACCGCTGGGTGGTTGAAACCGCCGAGCGAACTCTCGAACGAATTTCGACGTTCGACGACGAAACGAACCGCTACGCGGCCATGGTGAGAGAAGAGTACGACCGACCGGTCGATACGTACCGAGACAACGCGATTCGAGCGCTCGAAAGCCTCGATACGGACGGCAAATCGGACGGCGGAGCAAACAGCCAAACGAAAGAGGGCGACGAAATGAGCGATGGCGGAGTAAGCGAGGAGGCAGACGGGGAAAGCGAAACGCCGATGCAGTAG
- a CDS encoding radical SAM protein, whose protein sequence is MISKGCEQCAMGGKMVLFVYGYCDQRDCFYCPLGENRKNVTDVYANERKIENDEDIITEAKRMDALGTSITGGEPQEAMAKTCRYISMLKDEFGDDHHTHLYTGITGGRENMRRLADAGLDEIRFHPPYELWGDMHGTEWEEILYIAREEGITPSFEIPGIRAEEEFLEFLDEDAAEFCNVNEFEMSQGNYRRMQEEGYELQEGHMSAVDGSKEEILDVMGNHERVYFCTSVFKDAAQHRNRLKRMARQIRREFDDVTDDGTLIYGKTWAAEERFAELGVPEEFYTVKSDHIEVAWWLLEEMIEEGDVSKGEIVEQYPTYDGQVVERTPLA, encoded by the coding sequence ATGATTTCCAAGGGCTGTGAACAGTGCGCCATGGGGGGTAAGATGGTGCTCTTCGTTTACGGGTACTGCGACCAGCGTGACTGCTTTTACTGCCCGCTCGGAGAGAACCGGAAGAACGTCACCGACGTGTACGCCAACGAGCGAAAAATCGAGAACGACGAGGACATCATCACCGAGGCAAAGCGGATGGACGCCCTCGGCACGTCCATCACGGGCGGCGAACCGCAAGAGGCGATGGCGAAGACCTGTCGCTACATCTCGATGTTGAAAGACGAGTTCGGCGACGACCACCACACGCATCTCTACACCGGAATCACGGGCGGCCGTGAGAACATGCGCCGACTCGCGGACGCGGGACTGGACGAGATTCGATTCCATCCGCCCTACGAACTCTGGGGCGACATGCACGGAACCGAGTGGGAAGAAATTCTCTACATCGCCCGCGAAGAGGGCATCACACCCTCGTTCGAGATTCCGGGCATTCGCGCCGAAGAGGAGTTCCTCGAATTTTTGGACGAAGACGCGGCGGAGTTTTGTAACGTCAACGAGTTCGAGATGAGTCAGGGGAACTACCGTAGAATGCAAGAAGAAGGGTACGAACTCCAAGAGGGCCACATGTCCGCCGTCGATGGCTCAAAGGAAGAAATTCTGGACGTGATGGGCAACCACGAGCGCGTTTACTTCTGCACCTCGGTGTTCAAGGATGCCGCCCAGCACCGGAATCGCCTGAAACGCATGGCCCGCCAGATTCGCCGGGAGTTCGACGACGTGACCGACGACGGCACGCTCATTTACGGCAAGACGTGGGCCGCGGAAGAGCGATTTGCGGAACTCGGTGTTCCGGAAGAGTTCTACACCGTCAAATCCGACCACATCGAAGTTGCGTGGTGGTTGCTAGAAGAGATGATAGAAGAAGGAGACGTGAGCAAAGGCGAAATCGTAGAGCAGTATCCAACCTACGACGGACAAGTTGTGGAACGGACGCCGTTGGCGTAA